A region of Streptomyces deccanensis DNA encodes the following proteins:
- a CDS encoding TetR/AcrR family transcriptional regulator, which yields MTSAPSGPASDQQPEATLRADAERNRCRILAAARRLFATEGLGVSMASVAREAGVGKATLGRRFATREELVNAVFADRMDAYVDAAAEALADPDPWHGFTGYLHAVCAMQAADRGFADVLTMTFPAAKALEARRAEAYDGFLELIARAKDSGHLREDFVPEDLVILLMANAGVIAATGDAAADSWRRLVGHMIRSYAAPGSPIPAVHDAPEPTALYRAMARLARTGPGTAQGGAAGC from the coding sequence ATGACCTCCGCACCTTCCGGCCCGGCCTCGGACCAGCAACCAGAGGCGACGCTGCGCGCCGACGCCGAGCGCAATCGCTGCCGCATCCTGGCCGCCGCCCGCCGCCTCTTCGCCACTGAGGGACTGGGCGTCTCCATGGCCTCCGTCGCCCGCGAGGCGGGGGTCGGCAAAGCCACGCTCGGCCGGCGCTTCGCCACCCGGGAGGAACTCGTCAACGCGGTCTTCGCCGACCGCATGGACGCCTACGTCGACGCCGCCGCCGAGGCACTCGCCGACCCCGACCCCTGGCACGGCTTCACCGGCTACCTCCACGCCGTCTGCGCCATGCAGGCCGCCGACCGCGGCTTCGCCGACGTTCTGACCATGACCTTCCCCGCCGCCAAAGCGCTGGAGGCCCGCCGCGCCGAGGCGTACGACGGCTTCCTCGAACTCATCGCGCGCGCCAAGGACAGCGGCCACCTCCGCGAGGACTTCGTCCCGGAGGACCTCGTCATCCTGCTCATGGCCAACGCCGGCGTCATCGCCGCCACGGGTGACGCGGCGGCCGACTCCTGGCGCCGCCTCGTCGGCCACATGATCCGCTCCTACGCCGCCCCCGGCTCACCGATCCCCGCAGTGCACGATGCCCCGGAACCCACCGCCCTGTACCGCGCCATGGCCCGCCTCGCCCGCACGGGCCCGGGCACCGCCCAGGGTGGCGCTGCTGGCTGCTAG
- a CDS encoding dienelactone hydrolase family protein — MTSSEAQHDDPLTDFHRREMAFSGVSKAVHVAGGGPAVIVMPEMPGISPDVARFARWVRDAGFTVYVPSLFGTDGACPTAGHSTSVMKRACVSEEFRVFAGGGTSPVVDWLRALARRAHGECGGPGAGVVGMCFTGNFALTMTLEPSVIAPVVNHPSLPLDDPAGLELSPADAVAIRERFERDDLRALGYRFDNDRWCTGQRFAAYSALLGERFDGRVVSGAAANTAPPPFFKDVVGTPHSVVTAHLVDEEGHPTIRARDEIIAFLLSRLTVDV, encoded by the coding sequence ATGACCAGCAGCGAAGCGCAGCACGATGATCCGTTGACCGACTTCCACCGTCGCGAGATGGCGTTCAGTGGCGTGAGCAAGGCCGTGCACGTCGCCGGAGGCGGTCCTGCGGTGATCGTGATGCCGGAGATGCCGGGCATCAGTCCCGACGTCGCCCGCTTCGCCCGTTGGGTGCGCGACGCCGGCTTCACGGTCTACGTGCCGTCGCTGTTCGGCACGGACGGCGCTTGTCCGACGGCGGGTCACAGCACGTCGGTGATGAAGCGAGCCTGCGTGAGCGAGGAGTTCCGGGTCTTCGCGGGCGGCGGCACCAGCCCTGTCGTGGACTGGCTCCGTGCCCTGGCGCGGCGGGCGCACGGCGAGTGCGGTGGCCCGGGTGCCGGCGTGGTGGGCATGTGCTTCACCGGGAACTTCGCCCTCACGATGACGCTCGAGCCCTCCGTGATCGCTCCGGTCGTCAACCATCCGTCGCTTCCCCTCGACGACCCGGCCGGGCTGGAGCTCTCGCCGGCGGACGCAGTGGCGATCAGGGAGCGTTTCGAGCGTGATGACCTCAGGGCCCTGGGCTATCGGTTCGACAACGACCGCTGGTGCACCGGTCAGCGTTTCGCCGCCTACTCCGCCCTGCTGGGCGAGCGCTTCGACGGCCGGGTCGTGAGTGGCGCCGCCGCGAACACCGCGCCACCGCCGTTCTTCAAGGACGTCGTCGGTACGCCGCACAGCGTGGTGACCGCCCACCTGGTCGACGAGGAGGGACACCCCACCATCCGCGCGCGCGATGAGATCATCGCATTCCTCCTGTCGCGCCTGACGGTCGACGTATGA
- a CDS encoding GNAT family N-acetyltransferase, with amino-acid sequence MDELGSVVWPPTPIETERLVLRGSEARDRAVFVDLLASPEVHTYLGGPRPRDELEREMPAVPERWPGSFVVELDRAMIGHILLRRTPEHHRPAAAGKVDLGYLFLPRAWGCGYAAEACAAALDWLDGVLPGEPVVLTTQTANTGSMRLAARLGFTEVERFRAWDAEQWLGRRSPVT; translated from the coding sequence ATGGATGAACTCGGGTCCGTCGTCTGGCCGCCCACCCCGATCGAGACCGAACGGCTCGTGCTCCGTGGGTCCGAGGCTCGGGACCGTGCGGTCTTCGTCGACCTGCTGGCGTCACCGGAGGTGCACACGTACCTCGGTGGTCCCCGCCCGCGAGACGAGCTCGAGCGCGAGATGCCCGCAGTGCCCGAGCGGTGGCCCGGGAGCTTCGTCGTCGAACTCGACCGGGCCATGATCGGTCACATCCTGCTCAGGAGAACACCGGAGCACCATCGCCCGGCTGCCGCGGGGAAGGTCGATCTCGGCTATCTGTTCCTGCCGCGAGCGTGGGGATGCGGGTATGCCGCCGAGGCGTGCGCGGCGGCCCTCGACTGGTTGGACGGCGTCCTTCCCGGCGAGCCGGTCGTGCTCACCACCCAGACCGCCAACACCGGCTCGATGCGCCTGGCGGCCAGGCTGGGGTTCACCGAGGTGGAGCGGTTCCGTGCCTGGGACGCCGAGCAGTGGCTCGGCCGACGGTCCCCGGTCACATGA